From the genome of Neospora caninum Liverpool complete genome, chromosome III:
GGGAGTGAGAGGGGCCTTTTTAAAAATTGAAAATAGAAGCGAAtctcctcgccgcgccgctcgcaGCCGACGAGCGGGAAACGTGTTCGGCTACGCCCAGGCTTTTCTAGGGTCGAAATGTCCAGCGAGAAAAACCGGCGCCGAGGGAGTCGCCGAGAAGCGTGGATAAATTGCAGAAACTTGggtgtcgagagagagagagagagacagggagatgTTCGAGCGAGCGCTGCAAGCTGCGTCGCACCGCGAAACGGGGGCCGAGTTGCCGCGTTTAATGACATGCGCgcggagaacgaggcagGCAGTTGCAGCTGATTAggagcgaaaaagacgaacgcTTCGAAAGATCTGGCGGCCTCGAGTTCAGTGGAGACTTCTCTTCTTGAACAGGCTGCGAGATTCCACATTCaggggcagagagaaagcagagatgATCGTgaagagtgagagagaggccagccTCCCGGCGAGCCCCGAACAGGCGACCCGCCGCTGCGGGCACGGGGAGGGTTCgtgcgcgagaagaaaggcgcgttttcttccaaGGGACGTTCTCGTTAGAGGGTGCTTTTCCGATGTACTTCTTTTGTGTGCAGAGGGGGAAAAGTGGAGCATTGTTCGcgtggaaaaagaagaacgccGCAAAGATGCAGGCGCAGAACACACTGACTTATTTTCAGGCTATACTCTGTGCACCCCCCCCTTCCGCTGGGTCGAGCTCCAAAAAGCGCCGGGTGTCCTCCTTCTgaacgggagaaaagccCCGCAGAGAAACTGCGTCGTTTTGTCCCTCTGTCTTGACCTTgggagacgccagagagtGAGAACGGTGACAAAACGGCCGTTGTGTACGCATTTGCAACGCCCTACTTGCACTGCCTCTCACTTCGCCGTGGCTAGCCCCAcgttcccttctgtctcgcgcgccaTTGCGCTGCGAATGACGTCAACTCACCAGTTACGCGAGACTttgagagagagattaaGAGAGAGATTAAGAGCGAGGTTGAGCGAGAGGTCGAGAGAAGGTTGAGACAGAGGCTCAGGAAGAGTTTGAGGAAGGATCACGCTAAATTAAGAGGGAGATAAAGCGCGAGATCAAGCGCGAGGTTAAGAGAGAGATTAACAGGAAGATTAAGCGCAAGATTAGGAGAGAGATTAACAGGAAGATTAGGAGGGAGATTAAGAGCGAGGTTGAGAAAGAGGTTAAGAGGGACTTTTTCCTCGAGCGTTGAGAGGATCAGGGACCCAGTGTGCGTGTCGCTGGACGTACGCAGTTTTACGGTAAGCttgggagaagacgagccgGCGCGGCTGCGTGGGAAAGTGCGAAAACCTCGTCCTGGCCTCTATCTTGCCTCGGAGGACGCAAACAAGGTGGACGGGTTTTCTGGAAAAGTTTTCTAAGCGACCAAAAAGTATAAAAACGGGGCCTCATCGGGGTCGCCGCTTTCTGGCAGCCAGTGACGCGCACGTCTCCACTGCGTCGGCGCGGTTTCCCTCCCCGCGCGGACGACGGTGGAACCTGGCTCCCTGAAGGTTCCTTCCTTTTTACTTCAGGATATGGAAatgtctctttttgcctcGAGTCTCTGCAGTGAACACtgtgaggaagaaagccgGATTCCCTGCGGGAGTCGCCCAGTCTCGGAACTTGCCATCCCGGCGGCCACAGCCTGACACGCGACAGTGAAGAACCGAGACACCGcgatttcttcttccggaAAAGAGCTTTATTAGAGAAAGGCAGTGGGCAAGGACAAGCAGAAACCagttttttcgcttttctcttccagtcCCCGTAGGCCCCGCGCTCAGGCACTGTACAAAAAAATATGTATATTGCGACATAAAGGTGTGCAGACGGGTGCCCACATTCATGCATACTCACGTGGACACATTTATACTCCTGGACTGGCAACGCCCGCGCGaccggcgaagaaggaaagggtgGAGAGGCGGATTCAGTTTCAAGGCACAAAATGGGGGGTGgttgccttcctcgtttttcctcttcaaaCTCAGGAAGGCGCTCCTGCGCCTGCCGAccgtctcgctttcgtctccctctgcttgtcatctgtgcatgcattctcctcgcctctctcgccaccAAACAAGTCAACGCCACTAGCTGGTTCTaccgcttcttccccgtccagCGAGAGGAGCATGCGCGCCTGGAAGCCCTCAAGCAAGGCCGGCAcacaggaaaggaagagatagacgagacagagggaggtAGAGAAATCCGGGAGTTTGAAGAAGGGACGGGCAGTCGAGACGCTTCCGCTCCCTCTGCGGAGGAAGGGATACTCCCTGCTGAGTTCctgcctccctttctccgccgttttcttcctccgcggaCTTCTCAGGCAGCCCAGGTAAATGTGTCTCGCGAGAACGAGCGGCGAAGCACAGTTCGGGAAGACATTGAGGTAAAGGAAGGATGGTTTGAGCAGCCTCTGGACCACGGAAACCCCCTCGTGTTCAACAGACCACAACATGCCGCGTGGCGGCAAAAGTTCTACAGTGCCAAGAGGAAACGCCCGTCGTGtcaaaagagagagcaagcgagaaacgaacaCGGAAGCctcgaaaacgcggaaaggaGCGAGCAGGGGCAAGCATGCCCCGACGACGCCATTCGGCCTGTCTTTGTTTACATCGGTGGCGAGGGGCCCTTGTCTTCCATGGAAGTCAAGCAAGGTAAACAAAAGGACGAAAAATACCTACATCTCTACAGTCATATATAGagatgcgtatatatatatatatatatatatatatatatatgtacatgcatgctTCCAAACCATATCCGCTTGGAGTTCAACGtatgtctctctcggcatatatatatatatatatatatatatctgtgtctCAGTGGGCGTGTAATTTGGGGATCTGTTGTGCAACTCTGTGTCGTCTGATGGATAAGGAACGCGGGAGTGACGTCCAATTACCTTTTCATACGCCTGTATATTCCCACACATAACGTGCATACttgtatatatgcacatatgcagAGATACAGATGGACACTCTTTTCTGGGAACGGTCAGCATCACGTATGTGCATACACatgcgtgtgtttttcttggGTGTATCTATCGTACGTTGCACATTTCTTCCCCGAAACAACTGTAAAAGGAAGGTTGCATTGTGGAGATCTTCTGCGGGGCTGCGCACGCCGTGGCTGGGTTTCAGTTCGCCGAAGCTCTTCTAAgagcctgcatgcgctaCAGTGGGCGGGAGGGTGGACCGCAGGGGCCGAGTCCTCCCCCTGGTCGCCCGGGCGTAGGGACTGACGGAGgcgttctgtctcgcgttttctctcgaggcAGGAACcaaggaggcggagacgtgGTGTGGCctggcgcatgcgtctccttcgtttttgcGACcttgcgctgtctccgtgctGCTCACAGAGAAGCTAGAAAGGCTCATCCTCTCCTCCTGTTCCATCTTCTGTTGTCGACAGGTCTCCTAGCAGAGATGGGCGAAGCCTTTGGAGCTTCTGTGTATGCCCTCGAGCATCGCTACTATGGGGACTCTCACCCTCGCCCTGACTCGAGTGTCCCCAATCTGCAGTGGCTCACCTCTCATCAGGTTCGTCacctcctcttttttccttctgtgtcttctacttctctttcttcctctctactcgttcttcttctgcctctctgtcttcttctccctctctccctgctccttctgctctctctctctgcgtcttcttctgctctctctctctctgctccttcttctgctcactctctctcttctccgtcttctgctccctctctcttctccgtcttctgctccctctctctcttctccgtcttctcttccctctctctcttcatctctctaCTCgagctttttctccttctcacTATCTCTTTTTATCTTTTTGTTTCCCATTGTTCCTCTTGGTTCGCGGCTCCGCTGTACCCTGGTGTCGCTGAAGTGCGTCGCTTCCTGCactgcgtcgcttcctgcgctgcgtcgcttcctgcgCTGTGTCCGATTGAAGCTTCGCTGTTCGGAAGACTCAACAgctttccgcttctcggtCTGAGGCCTCCTTCGCCCTCCCGGTTTTTTCCTCCAGAGTGCTCAAATTCCTTTGTGCATCGGTGCCGTCCAGGCTCTCGGCGACCTTGCGGCTTTCGTCGCACACGTGAAACGCGAGCAAGCTGAGCAACATCCACAGAACGTCTCTCCTGAAGACATCCCAGTAATCGTCTTTGGGTGCTCCTATCCAGGTCAGTCCCGTACACGacctatgcatatatgcatgcacatgcaattacatacatattcatacacatatgcacatgtatacCGATATCTTTATATCCATGTAACGAGGTGGAACACGAGCTTGAAATGCGATGGGTCATCGAACAGAAGACATTTCTGCAGTCCTCTACATAAAGAGATGCATGTGTATTTGTTTGTGAAGCTTCCATTTATCTAACGCTGAGCGTTGCATAATATTCAAACCCATCGCGCACCTCGACGAGCATCTCCGATGCCCAGAGAAACGGGCGTCTCATCATTTTTCATTTCCTTTTTATACATAATTCAACACACCCCTCCTACTCAattcacatgcatgcatgcatgcgagtACCATACATGAAAACATGCATAAATATGAATATTCGCGTATGTGCAAGCGTGCACATACGAGCATACGTGTATATAAACAAGCACCCATGCGTACGTGATTTTATACATGCAAGTACGAAAGTATACACGTAGGGGTGTATGCAtttaatatatatatatatatatatatatatatataatgtcgtcatgtgtgcgtgtgtctggGAAGTGCACAGCAGTTTGGTTCGTGTTATTTCTCccgtctgtgtgtctgaatctgtttgtttttgtcatctctctctctgcatgcaggctcgCTGGCAGCGTACGCTCGCTCAAAGTATCCGGCCTCGATTCTTGGCgcgatttcttcttcttctcctgtgGAAGCTTCCGCCCTCTTTCAGGCCTTCGATCAGACCGTCCAGCGCGTCTTgccctctgcatgcacgtccCAAATcaaggcggcgacggcgatcGTTGAGCGACGGATCTTCaccagcgaagaagaagctgtGAGACggccccctctctctgttgtcAAGATTTAGGGAAGGAACAGTGTTCCTATGAAGCGTCAAATTCTGTGTACACGCTTAAATGTATAAACACAGGCTGGGGTAGATATACATATCGTGCTCGGACACGTTGTCCATTAAATAAAGGTGCTTTATAGGACATTACTGGTTTTTTTGTTTGTCGTGTTTCTACCTCATCACTCATCGACccatatgcatacatatacatatatacgtacgtgtatatatatatatatatatatgtatgcatgtcaGGATaactgtacatacacatatatgtatatgtgtatgtaggCATCTTGGGTGCAAGGTTGATTCTTGTGGCTGTTGAAATATTCTTTCGCTTGCTGCAGGTTAAAGTTGCGGCAAAGTTTGGCTGCGGTGCCGAGGTTTCCATGAAGACCCACGATCAGCGCGTGGCTCTTCTGTATGTTATAGCCGATGCAGTTGCCCAATCGGTGCAAGtaaggcgagagaaaaggaaactcGTGCAGGCTTTTCTCAgtcgcttttcgttttctctttggcGTTCTCCCCTTTGGTCGCTTCCTTTCGTCACCTGttgttcgttttttcctgctgtttcttccgcttccgtttctcgttctttctcttcctttcctcccgttGCTCTTCTGTGTTCTTGGTCTCTGGCAGCGGGCGAGGCTGaggctggagagagaaaacatcGCATGCTGCTAGATTCCTATTCCCACTCGGGCGATATCAATATAGATTCCGCTTTGTGCTTGCCGTGCGGGCTACATAACGCAGCTTGTGTTTTAATACCGTGCTGATCTTGTTTTTTCGCGCACTGTGGCAGTATAATCGCAACCCAAAGCGTCCTTGGATAGACGAAGTCTGTAACTGcttcgccgaggcgccgcccgCAAGAACGGAAAAGGTTGGGAACGAAGACACAAAGGCAcgcaggagcgaagaagatgagCTTCTTGATGCTTTGGCCAAGGCTGTGCAACTCATGCTTGCGGAGCTGAAGATGACATGCAAAGATTCGAACATGTTGCAGCTGGCAGATACACGACTCGGTGAGGACACTGCAAAAACATCATGTGCACATTTTCGATTGTTTGTTCGGCATgatctgtctctcgtgtccgtttctgtttctcgccttcgttttcatctgtccttctttctctccgtcgtcggTGTCGCCTCTGGTTTAGCCTTGGCCGTCCGTCGTCTGTGTGCTTTTACCTGCGATGTTTGGCGCAACTCTGCTGTGTCTGGCTTCCGGCAGAGCTCCCCAgttccctcgcgtttcctctgaaGTTCTTCGGCTTTGCACCTTCCGTCTTgcgtgcgtttcttcccggtgtctcttcgccgtcctgtAGGGCCTCAAGCCTCAGCGAGCGCGCGCCTGTGGGTCTGGCAAAGCTGTGCAGAGTACGGCTACTGGCAAGTAAGCAGGCCTCCGGTGCATTCGTACCTCTCGTGAATTTACATTATCGTAATAAATACCCAGGAAACGAGCTTAACAACAGACTCTAACCCCTTTACATAGATGCATGTGGGAACAAAC
Proteins encoded in this window:
- a CDS encoding protein F23B2.12, partially confirmed by transcript evidence, related; translation: MGGGCLPRFSSSNSGRRSCACRPSRFRLPLLVICACILLASLATKQVNATSWFYRFFPVQREEHARLEALKQGRHTGKEEIDETEGGREIREFEEGTGSRDASAPSAEEGILPAEFLPPFLRRFLPPRTSQAAQVNVSRENERRSTVREDIEVKEGWFEQPLDHGNPLVFNRPQHAAWRQKFYSAKRKRPSCQKREQARNEHGSLENAERSEQGQACPDDAIRPVFVYIGGEGPLSSMEVKQGLLAEMGEAFGASVYALEHRYYGDSHPRPDSSVPNLQWLTSHQALGDLAAFVAHVKREQAEQHPQNVSPEDIPVIVFGCSYPGSLAAYARSKYPASILGAISSSSPVEASALFQAFDQTVQRVLPSACTSQIKAATAIVERRIFTSEEEAVKVAAKFGCGAEVSMKTHDQRVALLYVIADAVAQSVQYNRNPKRPWIDEVCNCFAEAPPARTEKVGNEDTKARRSEEDELLDALAKAVQLMLAELKMTCKDSNMLQLADTRLGPQASASARLWVWQSCAEYGYWQVAYKGSVRSRLIDLNWHLRMCDALFPLPSGSKFSTDVVDETNVWSGDKHVVGVGAATNIHFTNGENDPWAPLSVTEISPFVTERQGLSSFTIKNGSHCNDFYAYEDGTEPLPVTEAKARIQRAIRLWLEDFQARHAQRRARNTPETNKGISRGENEL